The Microplitis mediator isolate UGA2020A chromosome 8, iyMicMedi2.1, whole genome shotgun sequence genome has a window encoding:
- the LOC130673415 gene encoding uncharacterized protein LOC130673415, with protein MYYLKSTLEGDAARLIANIRVTGDSFASAWDAVVQQYDNNRLLISAQLEKMFSIRPADSNSTKQLKAIINNANEAVQALKALGSPTEQWDRILVHLIVQKLDFSLREAWEVHLGTSTEFPTYEDLHTFLTGRARAREAMECGFSPRKHQSDLRSNKSHNCRISSAQVYVATTHDQSHQHQNQSHQAQPPSYHSPRSQQSQPLKSQSNSSQSHLAASKHTLSFKSDFCLAVHHRLCRNYLGDHSFENCRSKDRCKCKECDEPHHSMLHYSRLMRLTKKPPAVKDEASTSSPPPVAAFISSAISRASDHKAVSSRPTVLLATAQALISHSSGSSHRIRVLIDPGSELTLISQAAVRTCSLIAQSCRVLPQGVGNVSSGKTEGIILFILRSSISSEQAPLNAYILKKITAKIPSVSISPTLWSHIQDLELAEPEFHKSGKIDLLIGADFYGQIIRPGLRSGSSSEPIAMKTMLG; from the exons ATGTATTATCTCAAGTCGACATTGGAGGGTGATGCCGCACGTCTCATCGCTAACATCAGAGTCACAGGTGACTCTTTCGCATCTGCATGGGACGCTGTTGTCCAACAATACGACAACAACCGTCTTCTCATCTCGGCGCAACTTGAAAAGATGTTCAGCATCAGACCAGCTGACAGCAACTCCACCAAACAACTCAAGGCAATCATCAACAATGCCAACGAGGCAGTGCAAGCTCTTAAGGCTCTGGGATCACCAACTGAGCAATGGGACAGGATCCTAGTCCATCTCATCGTCCAGAAACTAGATTTCTCATTACGTGAGGCCTGGGAAGTTCACTTAGGCACCTCTACTGAATTTCCTACCTACGAAGACCTGCACACGTTTCTCACTGGTCGCGCAAGAGCTCGTGAAGCCATGGAGTGCGGCTTCTCACCACGTAAGCATCAGTCTGACTTACGTTCGAACAAGAGCCACAATTGCCGGATCTCATCGGCGCAGGTTTATGTCGCTACTACCCATGACCAGTCTCACCAACATCAGAATCAGTCTCATCAAGCTCAACCACCGTCTTACCATTCACCCCGCAGCCAGCAATCTCAGCCGCTTAAGTCTCAATCGAACTCGTCTCAGTCTCACCTTGCAGCATCCAAGCACACACTTTCTTTCAAATCTGATTTCTGC CTTGCTGTTCACCATCGTCTGTGTCGCAACTATCTCGGCGATCACAGCTTTGAAAATTGTCGCTCCAAGGACCGTTGCAAGTGCAAGGAATGCGATGAGCCGCATCATTCAATGCTGCACTATTCTCGTCTCATGAGGCTGACAAAGAAGCCACCAGCAGTTAAAGATGAAGCATCAACTTCCTCACCTCCACCT GTAGCAGCTTTCATCTCATCTGCCATCAGCCGTGCTTCAGATCACAAAGCAGTGTCATCTCGACCAACAGTGCTGTTGGCAACTGCACAAGCTCTCATTTCTCACTCATCAGGGTCCTCTCATCGTATCAGAGTTCTCATTGATCCTGGATCAGAACTTACTCTGATTTCTCAAGCTGCTGTTCGCACTTGCAGTCTCATCGCTCAGTCATGCCGTGTACTTCCACAAGGAGTTGGCAACGTCTCATCAGGAAAAACCGAAGGTATAATCTTATTTATACTTCGTTCTAGTATTTCATCAGAACAAGCACCTCTCAACGCTTACATTCTCAAGAAAATCACAGCAAAGATTCCATCAGTCTCAATCTCACCAACTCTATGGTCTCATATTCAAGATCTAGAACTCGCTGAACCAGAATTCCACAAATCTGGTAAAATTGACCTTCTCATCGGGGCAGATTTCTACGGTCAAATCATACGACCTGGTCTCAGATCAGGAAGTTCCTCAGAACCGATTGCCATGAAAACTATGCTCGGCTAG
- the LOC130673417 gene encoding trichohyalin-like, with protein MAARATAGSQTWLWSLRKSDVIEELKKYNVSVESRATLSELRILLRAQLNKSKVANAGREGIYDKLLSDLDRSEIELDDTEEGIESEEEQRTLDDDQSHGDAQAKATREQETREAELRRQVEGEVREEMEKQERERLEREERERRRVEREKRELEELRAREQEVREREAREQREREELEAREREMRVQEEQERRGREERAERERMMRETREREEQELRERLRREIREQIRQEIDARRVQEVRERPAPEQEEQERRERELREERERREHEQREREDREIRERLRREITEQIRREIELERQANQAVVNPGPIYPAAVPRETDEFRSRDVVRKWGVTFNGERDVLDFIERIDELTESYGFQKDKLVHCIPMLLRDKAIHWYRNNKRDWISWEDFTSDLKSFFLPPGREIELEEQIRNRVQRETEIAKEYATSLQTLMRRHGQMTSQAKLARLYQNLRPEYRRYIKRTEFTNVPELLQLAGEFEQLVVQESGQSPSSSKPAAGKTNTGKSATGKTTKPGAALEIFEYDWREHCWRCRQKGHRQPQCTNPRVKFCSRCGKMGTWTRDCCPWQGNAARVDTSSQSRPGDRQDLRTSGAETQTNKRGNTVTTAASEPGSSTTPRQ; from the coding sequence aTGGCAGCGCGAGCAACGGCGGGTTCCCAAACGTGGCTTTGGTCCTTACGAAAATCCGACGTGATTGAGGAATTGAAGAAGTACAACGTGTCAGTCGAATCAAGGGCGACATTATCGGAGTTACGGATTTTACTGAGAGCCCAGCTAAATAAATCCAAGGTCGCGAACGCGGGACGAGAGGGAATATACGACAAACTGTTGAGTGATCTCGATCGGTCCGAGATAGAATTAGATGATACTGAGGAAGGGATCGAGTCAGAGGAGGAACAACGGACACTAGACGATGATCAGTCTCACGGGGACGCTCAAGCAAAAGCAACCCGCGAACAAGAAACTAGAGAAGCTGAGTTACGTCGGCAAGTCGAGGGCGAAGTTCGAGAAGAGATGGAAAAACAGGAAAGAGAGAGGTTGGAGCGCGAAGAGCGAGAAAGGCGCCGAGTTGAGCGCGAAAAACGTGAACTCGAGGAATTAAGAGCACGGGAACAAGAGGTACGAGAGAGAGAAGCACGTGAGCAAAGAGAAAGAGAGGAACTTGAGGCCCGAGAACGAGAGATGAGAGTCCAAGAAGAGCAGGAAAGACGTGGACGTGAGGAACGCGCTGAGAGAGAAAGAATGATGCGTGAAACACGCGAGCGGGAAGAACAAGAACTACGAGAAAGACTAAGACGCGAGATTAGGGAACAAATAAGGCAAGAGATAGACGCAAGAAGGGTACAAGAGGTACGAGAAAGACCGGCACCAGAGCAAGAAGAACAGGAGAGACGGGAGCGAGAACTGCGAGAAGAGCGGGAAAGACGCGAGCACGAGCAAAGGGAACGAGAAGACCGTGAGATACGAGAACGCTTGAGACGAGAAATCACAGAACAAATTCGACGGGAAATAGAATTAGAAAGACAAGCCAATCAGGCAGTAGTGAATCCGGGCCCGATTTATCCAGCGGCAGTGCCAAGAGAGACCGACGAATTCCGATCGAGAGACGTGGTACGCAAGTGGGGTGTTACCTTCAACGGCGAGCGCGATGTTTTAGATTTCATCGAGCGTATCGACGAGTTGACTGAAAGTTACGGGTTCCAGAAGGACAAACTAGTCCACTGTATTCCCATGCTTCTCCGCGATAAAGCCATACACTGGTATCGAAACAACAAGAGGGACTGGATATCGTGGGAAGACTTTACATCAGATTTAAAATCTTTCTTCTTACCACCGGGCCGGGAGATCGAACTCGAAGAACAAATTCGGAACCGGGTGCAGAGAGAGACGGAGATAGCAAAAGAGTATGCGACAAGCTTGCAGACCCTGATGCGTCGACACGGTCAGATGACTTCCCAGGCCAAGTTAGCGCGATTGTACCAAAATTTAAGACCTGAATACCGTCGGTATATCAAGCGAACCGAGTTCACCAACGTTCCAGAACTGTTGCAACTGGCAGGCGAGTTCGAACAGCTCGTGGTTCAAGAAAGCGGGCAATCACCGTCGAGTAGTAAGCCAGCAGCGGGGAAAACTAATACCGGAAAGTCGGCTACAGGAAAAACTACGAAACCAGGCGCGGcgttagaaatttttgagtacGATTGGAGAGAACATTGTTGGCGCTGTCGGCAAAAAGGCCACCGACAACCCCAATGCACGAACCCACGAGTGAAATTTTGCTCGCGGTGCGGTAAAATGGGCACGTGGACCCGTGATTGCTGCCCGTGGCAGGGAAACGCCGCGAGGGTCGACACCAGCTCCCAGAGTCGACCCGGGGACCGTCAAGACTTACGAACATCGGGAGCCGAGACTCAGACAAACAAAAGGGGCAACACCGTGACGACGGCTGCGTCGGAGCCCGGCAGCAGTACAACCCCTCGACAGTAA